Within the Plasmodium relictum strain SGS1 genome assembly, chromosome: 12 genome, the region cTTTGATGTACTTCAACGATATAATCTATTGATTCAGTtacacatttttttattttgcatGACCATCTATTTTTTCTGATATAgcaaaaagataaaaaaaaaaaaaaaaaaataagttgtaaatagaaaaaaaaaaaaaaaaaatatgcaaaatgattataaaaatatagatactggaataataaataaaataaaatatcaatACCAGAGAGATAAGATAATACACTAATAAATTTAagcaataaaattataaaaaaaacagtaggaaaaaataaaaaaattttgtagaTTATATGTCACATAAAAGATAGAAAagaatgaagaagaaaagacaaatttaaatgaaaataggaaaataaaaagaaagtgaaaaatataatatgtctatacaaaatatttttattttattttaatttacaaaaaGGCATAAAAAGCAAGTTTCCTCTTTCTATaaatatcatttaatttaattacaCATAGTATGCTTTGTATTCTATagtattcatttaaaattattaaaaaagcttttctttttaacttcatttgataatattttttaacaaCATTTAATATCTGAACTTCTTCTATTTTAGTTGcttctctatttttttttttcctaaaaTGGGGATTAGATCATGTatgtatattaatatatgtcatttttatttttttaaaatatcattttttatatttttacaatatattatcaaaatgtatttttttatttagaaatattttGTTAGTGGAATTATTTCCTTGCGTATTTTGTAACTTAACTTTGTCAATGAATTTTTGCATTTTCGTATGTAGATATATTATTAAGGGCAATGAAACTTAATCATTAagattaattaaatatattaaaaaaaatatgtaaaaatgcTCATATTATGTAAGAATAATATATGtcttctcattttttttaaaagtaataaatgTACGTATATACTAATGTTCTTCCTTGTTTAACTTATAagcaatttttattattatattaaaaaaatacttaaaacttaaaaaaaaaaggtaataataaaatatataaatcttattataatattatgaaaataatgaaaagaaaCAAAGAAATTGATAGCCTTAAAAGATAAATCAAGATAagaaatgtatatataaaaaatatattgtatagatataaataaaagtacAAAAATAAGATCGTATGTAAAATGTACCTAATTATGTAAGACAAAatcaattatatatttaatttaataaaaattattaaaaaaaaaatttttaattttatagttcaactataaaataaaaatttgaaaatatctttatataaagaagaaattctaataaaataaaaaagcagTAAAactataatattataaaaaaaaaaaaaaaaaaaatgaaaatttaaagtaATTAGACAAATGaatgaaatataaattttaatttaaaattgttTGTTTAAGAGAAGAAAAcagaaatatattattttctgaatttttatcaaaaaagaaaaaaaaattagaaatcttcaaaatttttaataaattaaaaaaaataatatataaatattcctttattttccattaaaattttgtaattctaataaaattatttttttaatttttttttttttttctttcgtatcattaaaattagcttttaatatatttttcaataaataaatcatttatattttatttacatatattatgTTTTGTCTGAATTGTCAATAACTTTATCttttaagaaatttttatctatatcaTTTTGATTAACATTATTTTCACTTTTcttatctttatttatattagttTGATCcacatcatttttatttacttgaTTTTCATTTGAACCATCTTGATTAATTTCGTTTTGAGTTAAACTATTTCCCTGTGTCGGATCATTAGCAGTATTTTTTTCTAGAGAACTATCAATAGATGAACTAGTTTCCTCAGTACTTTCTTTATTCTTTTGAACATTTATCAAATATGTTTGTGCATTTTGTTCcatcatttttataactCTTTTTGCAAAAAGTCCAGTATCATCAATTGTATATCCTCCTTGCATAGATGCAATATCAAAAATTTGCTCTGCAATTTCAGAGATTTGTGAATTCATTTTATCTATTTGTATTAAGTGATTTAACTGTTTAATGATAAAATGATTAGGATTAATTTCTAAAACTGGTTGATTTGCTGTTTGTCCTCCAAACATTTCATTTTCTGAAATTCCTTGAGCAGTAGCTTGTTGcttcatatatttttgcaTTGAAGGGGATATACCCATTTCACCTTGAACTAACAAAGCAGGAGAATTAATTAAACGATCAGATATTCGGACTTCATGTACTTTATgagaaaatttattatgtAACCATCTACATAATATTTCATATtgcatttttaatttatctaaaTTATCACTCTTGTTTtgattattttctttttttaattttaaatcagCTTTGTTTACATCTAAAACATCATAgcctttatatttattaactGTTAAGGAAGATAAACAGAATTCATCTATTGGTTCTAAAGAAAATAAGACATCATAATTTAGAGCTTTAAGTTTTTCTAAAGACGGAGAATTTTGTactgtttttttattttctcccGAAATATAGTAAATGCATTTTTGATCCTCTttcatattttctatatagGTATCGAGATCTATCTTTTTATCTCCACTATTAATTGAATAAAACTCAACTAAAGAAGCAATTTCTTCTTGattttctttatcttctACAACACCAATTTTGAGATATTTCCCAAaagtattaataaatttattccaCTTATCTCCACCACTTTCCTTCAATCCTTTCATCATGCTAATACTTTTAAGAACAATCCTCTTATTAATAATTGATAACATTTTAGATTTCTGTAGAATTTCTCTTCCAACATTTAATGGCAAATTTTCACTATCTACTATACCCCTTAAAAAAGTTAACCATCTAGGTATGGATTCTGAAAATTTGTCATTTATAAAAACTCTTTTCACATATAACCTTATTCCTCTTGATTCTTCATCAAACATATTTTTAGTTAATTCCCATGGTAAAGATCCaggtatatataaaattgagTTAAAGGAAATTTGACCCTCTACATTAAAATGAACATAAGCTAATGGGTCATCATAGGCTTTAAAAGTATGCTTATAAAAACTATAATAATCATTTTCAGTTAATTTTCTTTCATCTTGTTTCCATATTGGCAATtgtacatttattttttcccaTTCATGATACCTCTTTGTAAtagttttcattttcattttatctcCATCTTTTAAAGATACAGAATCATCCGGAACTCTTTCATAATCTATTTTTTCTGACCATATTTCAATTGGAAATTTAATAAACTCagaatacttttttattaattcctTTAATTTATAATCTTCTAAATATTCATCACATTCTtcctttaaatataaaataatttttgttcCACTACTTTTTATATCATCATATTCCtgatcatatttttttatttcattcaCGATAAAACTACCATTTAAATCAGAAAACCATCTATATATTTGATCTACTTTTTTTGTAAACACTTCTACCTTATTAGAAACGAGAAAAGATGAGTAAAAACCAACACCAAATTGACCAATTAAGTTACTATCTGCCTTCCCCTCTTCAATTTGTTTTAGAAATTTCGCAGTTCCTGACTGAGCTATGGTTCCTAGATTGtttattaattcatttttatccaTACCAATTCCATTATCAATTATtgttaatgtttttttttctttatcaggttttatttttattattaattttttaatttcattaacTTCTTCAGTTTCCTCTTTCTTTTCTCCTTCTTCTTTAACTTC harbors:
- the HSP90 gene encoding heat shock protein 90, putative — its product is MQNAYFGNKIKLTLYFFFVVFLKSYDKIEAYNLSRNIEKLSYILNYQNTNGNINDKINKSCLKKKEFRRKFLKNFNDDVKVIREDISSDSSPVEKYNFKAEVNKVMDIIVNSLYTDKDVFLRELISNASDACDKKRIILENDTLMKEAHKLSESGVKEEQVDIKNDEEVKEEGEKKEETEEVNEIKKLIIKIKPDKEKKTLTIIDNGIGMDKNELINNLGTIAQSGTAKFLKQIEEGKADSNLIGQFGVGFYSSFLVSNKVEVFTKKVDQIYRWFSDLNGSFIVNEIKKYDQEYDDIKSSGTKIILYLKEECDEYLEDYKLKELIKKYSEFIKFPIEIWSEKIDYERVPDDSVSLKDGDKMKMKTITKRYHEWEKINVQLPIWKQDERKLTENDYYSFYKHTFKAYDDPLAYVHFNVEGQISFNSILYIPGSLPWELTKNMFDEESRGIRLYVKRVFINDKFSESIPRWLTFLRGIVDSENLPLNVGREILQKSKMLSIINKRIVLKSISMMKGLKESGGDKWNKFINTFGKYLKIGVVEDKENQEEIASLVEFYSINSGDKKIDLDTYIENMKEDQKCIYYISGENKKTVQNSPSLEKLKALNYDVLFSLEPIDEFCLSSLTVNKYKGYDVLDVNKADLKLKKENNQNKSDNLDKLKMQYEILCRWLHNKFSHKVHEVRISDRLINSPALLVQGEMGISPSMQKYMKQQATAQGISENEMFGGQTANQPVLEINPNHFIIKQLNHLIQIDKMNSQISEIAEQIFDIASMQGGYTIDDTGLFAKRVIKMMEQNAQTYLINVQKNKESTEETSSSIDSSLEKNTANDPTQGNSLTQNEINQDGSNENQVNKNDVDQTNINKDKKSENNVNQNDIDKNFLKDKVIDNSDKT